A single genomic interval of uncultured Sphaerochaeta sp. harbors:
- a CDS encoding ABC transporter ATP-binding protein: MAAEGLNCALKASYKDFSLNVSFSVQAGELACIIGPSGCGKSTSLQLIAGLLPLHSGSLLLNGKDLSQTPVHERQIAMVFQDYALFPHMNVEQNIAYPLKLRKLPKVKRKERIGRLLSLVALEGYQKRRSQELSGGERQRVALARALASQPQLLLLDEPLSALDAKLRKHLREEIRRIHDETGITTIYVTHDQEEALSIADRIIVMHEGKVMQEGPGEAIYSNPANLFVATFMGEGNTLPYSVIPKTLVKIGSFEPFVFKPQEGQHSIFFRPEAVLVQDDPTLPLAEYLPHLKFKNAELVSCEFQGDHYRLTCSWEGHTIIAHASHRPMADHVTLGVRIKAIREYLDGTLMTKSKLTMARE; encoded by the coding sequence ATGGCCGCTGAGGGTCTGAATTGTGCATTGAAGGCATCCTATAAGGATTTTTCTTTGAATGTGTCATTTTCTGTCCAGGCAGGAGAACTGGCATGTATCATAGGTCCTTCAGGATGTGGAAAGAGCACATCCCTCCAGTTGATCGCAGGATTACTTCCCCTGCACTCAGGGTCGTTGCTCCTGAATGGGAAAGATCTATCCCAAACACCGGTCCATGAACGCCAGATCGCCATGGTGTTCCAGGACTATGCCCTTTTCCCCCATATGAACGTTGAACAGAATATTGCCTATCCCTTGAAGTTACGTAAACTGCCAAAGGTAAAACGAAAGGAGCGTATCGGCCGACTACTCTCGTTGGTTGCCCTGGAAGGATACCAGAAGAGGCGAAGTCAGGAGCTCAGTGGCGGAGAGCGGCAACGGGTTGCCTTGGCACGAGCACTTGCCTCACAGCCCCAGCTGCTGCTTTTGGATGAACCACTCTCTGCGCTCGATGCTAAATTGCGTAAGCATCTCCGTGAAGAGATACGAAGAATTCATGATGAGACGGGAATCACTACCATCTATGTAACCCATGACCAGGAGGAGGCTCTCTCCATCGCCGACCGCATCATAGTGATGCATGAAGGGAAGGTAATGCAGGAAGGGCCAGGAGAGGCAATCTACTCCAATCCTGCCAATCTTTTTGTAGCAACCTTCATGGGAGAGGGGAATACCCTCCCTTACAGTGTGATTCCCAAGACGCTGGTCAAGATTGGTTCATTTGAACCATTTGTATTCAAACCCCAGGAAGGACAACACTCAATTTTCTTCAGACCGGAGGCCGTTTTGGTCCAGGATGATCCAACACTTCCTCTGGCTGAATACCTTCCTCATCTCAAATTCAAGAATGCAGAGCTGGTAAGCTGTGAATTCCAAGGAGACCACTACAGGCTTACTTGCAGTTGGGAAGGACATACGATTATTGCCCATGCGTCTCATCGACCTATGGCAGACCATGTAACGCTAGGAGTGAGAATCAAGGCCATAAGGGAGTATCTTGATGGTACGCTTATGACAAAATCGAAACTTACCATGGCTAGGGAATAG
- a CDS encoding caspase family protein yields the protein MKRGFLLLPILLLLIASCELYYEEPVQRGTVRIVSIGITYENEPEEVADPDDEEKDQLGDLPGTVYDARELSDALKQQAMRAGWDSADIEVTLLLQEGTDHTQETFDDGGYASRANLRNTLEIIRGTATVDDLTIITYSGHGIEETGELLMAHTQTSGTVDISEDSPIVVTPEWLHDLIRPIEGKKLLILDSCYSGVFVPESPSSLSWVYDKGIDDWYGKYFSDEEYEIPSFMVLTASADSDSYERKFDDHSHGVFTSALLEALGWNHTIEEIAEGAPPAAKNERLSVDSLYKYIKKHQAYPVRWSLFTMNDPVQHPMITGGAMDMLLFSYYSATEAKEQIIEL from the coding sequence ATGAAACGAGGATTCCTTCTGCTGCCCATCCTACTACTCCTCATAGCGTCCTGTGAGTTGTATTACGAGGAGCCCGTGCAGAGGGGAACCGTACGTATTGTCTCAATAGGAATCACCTATGAGAATGAACCAGAGGAAGTAGCAGATCCTGATGATGAGGAGAAGGATCAGCTTGGAGACCTCCCGGGGACTGTCTATGATGCAAGGGAACTTTCAGATGCACTCAAGCAGCAAGCTATGAGAGCCGGCTGGGATAGTGCAGATATTGAGGTAACCCTGCTCCTTCAGGAAGGGACCGACCATACCCAAGAGACCTTCGATGATGGAGGATATGCTTCAAGAGCAAACTTAAGAAACACACTTGAAATAATTCGGGGAACTGCAACAGTAGATGATCTGACCATTATCACTTACAGCGGACATGGCATTGAAGAGACAGGAGAACTCCTGATGGCCCATACCCAGACCTCTGGAACAGTGGACATATCAGAAGATTCTCCTATTGTGGTAACCCCAGAGTGGTTACACGATCTTATCAGGCCTATTGAAGGGAAGAAACTCCTCATCCTTGACAGCTGCTACAGCGGGGTTTTTGTCCCTGAGTCCCCCTCAAGCTTGAGCTGGGTGTACGACAAAGGCATCGATGATTGGTATGGCAAATACTTCTCTGATGAAGAATATGAGATACCTTCATTTATGGTTCTTACCGCCAGTGCTGATTCTGATTCATATGAAAGAAAATTCGATGACCACAGTCATGGGGTCTTTACCTCAGCGCTCCTAGAGGCATTGGGCTGGAACCATACTATCGAGGAAATTGCAGAAGGAGCACCTCCTGCAGCAAAAAATGAACGATTGAGTGTAGATTCACTCTATAAATACATCAAGAAGCACCAAGCATACCCGGTTCGTTGGTCGTTGTTTACCATGAATGATCCTGTGCAGCACCCAATGATTACCGGTGGCGCCATGGATATGCTACTATTCAGCTACTATTCAGCTACTGAAGCAAAGGAACAGATCATTGAACTCTAG
- a CDS encoding caspase family protein: MKLHLLILLSLSLFWSCELMSDPPEEGKTHHLAIALNYDGTDVNNLHGTLPDAIELEKAFTALFTDREHTSTLMLQDGSDDLSDPLLPTKAHVLEQIESLSDAMDEQDILIISYSGHGWDDGSLVLYPPRSSGLILDFNDVPFGDSLLSVEDLFLKLKECKGSVLLLIDSCYAGNFVQESETSYSLIERNTYLQEIYDQYFTKGEYTRPVFVLAATTYDNTAKETIPPIHGEFTQALIEGLGWDEENQKLRDVDQIISVDYLYQYVYYHQEIALSPDISSRYQHPTITGGPLDLILR; encoded by the coding sequence ATGAAACTCCATCTTCTGATCCTTCTGTCCCTTTCACTTTTTTGGAGTTGTGAATTGATGAGCGATCCTCCTGAAGAAGGAAAAACCCATCATCTTGCCATAGCGCTCAATTATGATGGGACTGATGTGAATAATCTCCATGGAACACTCCCGGATGCCATAGAACTGGAGAAAGCGTTTACTGCCCTGTTTACAGACAGAGAGCATACTTCCACCCTTATGCTCCAAGATGGTAGTGATGATTTGAGCGACCCTTTGCTTCCTACAAAGGCCCATGTACTTGAACAAATCGAATCTCTATCAGATGCAATGGACGAACAAGACATCCTCATCATCAGCTACAGTGGCCATGGTTGGGATGATGGATCGCTGGTGTTGTACCCCCCTCGAAGCAGTGGACTAATCTTGGATTTCAATGATGTCCCATTTGGCGATTCTCTTCTTTCAGTAGAAGACCTATTTCTCAAATTGAAGGAGTGTAAGGGAAGTGTCCTGTTGCTCATTGACAGTTGTTATGCAGGAAACTTTGTACAGGAGAGTGAAACCTCCTACTCTCTCATAGAGAGAAATACGTACTTACAGGAAATATATGACCAATACTTCACCAAAGGAGAATACACCCGCCCTGTGTTTGTACTGGCAGCTACTACGTATGATAATACAGCCAAGGAAACCATACCTCCGATTCATGGCGAATTTACCCAAGCATTAATTGAGGGATTGGGATGGGATGAAGAAAACCAAAAGTTACGAGATGTTGACCAGATAATCTCAGTGGATTACCTCTATCAGTATGTATATTACCATCAGGAAATCGCGCTTTCTCCAGATATCTCTTCCCGCTACCAGCACCCCACCATTACTGGGGGACCACTGGATCTCATTCTTCGCTAA
- a CDS encoding trypsin-like peptidase domain-containing protein, producing the protein MLKNTRNRIIRTLLLILGGALCVFIGLLLFRWTESISEDKQRKELSKVLQTIAEEQGPEGVLALSGVQVADILSGEDGLIVFEENQSIYYSAAERQQMSVYENVNKSVVHITTVGEAAVSAFMDVLPAQGTGSGIILSKDGYILTNAHVVEKSSSIQVGLYNNQSYAATLVGVDSEDDLAVIKLVSAKDVMLYPATLGTSEDLQIGQRVIAIGNPFGYDRTMSVGVVSGLNRPVRTSEGKVIMNAIQTDAAIHPGNSGGPLLNTRGEVIGINSAIFTTSGSSQGLNFAIPVDTAIAVIPDLIKQGKISRGWLDLSAVQLTPQLATYAKLSVEKGVLVSEVTSGGLAEKAGIKGGNRKVQYGSSVINLGGDVITAINGETISDLNDLYLALLPMRSGDKVSITINRDGNVKKMEVGLIERTAQHVSALVR; encoded by the coding sequence ATGCTGAAGAATACCCGAAACAGAATCATACGCACTTTGCTCCTCATTTTGGGGGGTGCGTTGTGTGTATTCATCGGCTTGTTGCTGTTCCGTTGGACGGAGAGCATCTCAGAAGATAAGCAAAGAAAAGAACTCTCCAAGGTCCTGCAAACCATTGCTGAAGAACAAGGCCCTGAAGGTGTGCTTGCTCTCTCTGGAGTGCAAGTTGCCGACATCCTCTCAGGGGAAGATGGGTTGATAGTGTTTGAAGAGAACCAATCAATCTATTACAGTGCTGCTGAGAGACAACAGATGAGTGTGTATGAAAATGTGAACAAGAGTGTTGTACATATCACCACAGTTGGAGAAGCAGCGGTAAGTGCCTTCATGGATGTACTCCCTGCTCAAGGAACCGGTAGTGGGATCATACTTTCCAAGGATGGCTACATTCTTACCAATGCCCATGTGGTTGAGAAAAGCTCAAGCATACAGGTAGGTCTTTATAACAACCAATCATATGCTGCAACCTTGGTTGGTGTTGATAGTGAGGATGACCTGGCAGTGATCAAGCTGGTTTCTGCAAAGGATGTAATGCTCTATCCTGCCACCTTGGGAACCAGTGAAGATTTGCAGATTGGGCAACGGGTTATTGCAATCGGAAATCCGTTTGGATATGACCGTACGATGAGTGTCGGAGTGGTAAGTGGATTGAATCGACCGGTGAGAACCAGCGAAGGTAAGGTTATCATGAATGCAATCCAGACCGATGCTGCAATACACCCTGGAAATAGTGGAGGGCCGTTGCTCAATACACGGGGTGAAGTTATCGGGATCAACTCAGCGATATTCACTACTTCTGGAAGCTCTCAGGGGTTGAATTTTGCCATTCCTGTTGATACAGCAATTGCAGTCATCCCAGATTTAATCAAGCAAGGTAAGATCAGCAGGGGATGGCTCGATCTTTCGGCAGTACAGCTGACCCCACAACTTGCAACCTATGCGAAGCTTTCTGTTGAAAAGGGCGTCTTGGTAAGTGAAGTCACCAGTGGGGGACTTGCTGAAAAGGCAGGGATAAAAGGTGGAAACCGGAAGGTGCAGTATGGCTCCTCGGTTATCAATCTTGGGGGTGATGTCATCACCGCTATCAATGGTGAGACGATTAGTGACCTCAACGACCTCTACCTTGCTCTGCTTCCCATGAGAAGTGGAGATAAGGTCTCTATTACGATCAATCGTGACGGGAATGTAAAGAAGATGGAAGTTGGGCTGATTGAACGAACTGCGCAGCATGTGAGCGCATTGGTACGATAA
- a CDS encoding carbohydrate kinase: protein MIGVIGEALIDFIAKGTLGSSVPYDSVVGGCALNTAVATSRQDSPVAYVGKISGDIFGQRMLNHLIESEVLFDPSLCAAPQPSLLAMASLDAEGKANYTFYTEGTAVVSMSKAELLSALQEHTDLKVVHIGSVALALEPLSEVIISALQSYEPKPVIFLDPNVRPAVIPDMDVFRARIEEAMDLASLVKISDEDLLLLYEGKDAKKMAQSLAKEKQAHIILTLGKQGSIWYTPEGESVSMEIIDLPVIDTVGAGDTFSGGLLSYLYERNCFGKDGDIPQLEKLSLDTIKDALVWATASSAITCSRRGCDPPRTEEIRSLLASL, encoded by the coding sequence ATGATTGGAGTTATTGGAGAAGCGTTGATCGACTTTATTGCCAAGGGAACTCTTGGTTCCTCTGTCCCGTATGACTCTGTGGTGGGAGGATGCGCATTGAATACCGCTGTTGCCACCTCCAGGCAAGATTCGCCCGTTGCGTATGTTGGAAAAATCTCTGGGGATATCTTTGGACAGCGAATGCTCAACCATCTCATCGAGAGTGAGGTATTGTTCGATCCCAGTCTCTGTGCTGCACCACAACCATCACTGCTTGCCATGGCAAGTCTTGATGCAGAAGGTAAGGCGAACTATACCTTCTACACAGAAGGGACTGCTGTTGTCAGTATGAGTAAAGCAGAATTGCTCTCTGCTCTCCAGGAACATACCGATCTGAAAGTGGTTCACATTGGGTCAGTGGCCTTGGCTCTTGAGCCACTCTCAGAGGTGATCATTTCGGCATTGCAATCATACGAGCCTAAGCCCGTGATTTTCCTCGATCCCAATGTAAGACCAGCTGTCATCCCAGACATGGATGTGTTTAGAGCCAGAATTGAAGAGGCAATGGACTTGGCATCTTTGGTCAAGATCAGTGATGAGGATCTTCTTCTGCTCTACGAAGGAAAGGACGCTAAGAAAATGGCCCAATCCCTTGCCAAGGAGAAACAGGCTCATATCATCCTTACCCTTGGTAAACAAGGGAGCATCTGGTATACCCCTGAAGGGGAGTCAGTTTCCATGGAGATCATTGACCTACCGGTTATTGATACGGTCGGTGCAGGAGATACCTTCAGTGGAGGCCTTCTCTCCTATCTCTATGAAAGGAATTGTTTCGGCAAGGATGGTGATATTCCACAACTCGAGAAACTCTCCCTTGATACGATCAAGGACGCCTTGGTTTGGGCTACAGCATCCAGTGCTATCACCTGCTCAAGAAGAGGGTGTGACCCGCCAAGGACCGAGGAGATACGCTCCTTGCTTGCCAGCCTTTAG
- a CDS encoding phosphohydrolase, with amino-acid sequence MKSPKEFALEKYLLSQLEEGTISYRLASLLIQDPEIEALQEYANSVSIKRLNYNDHGPVHMRQVAINGVRMLALLKEAGIKTSLEQEDSGSYEDSMLSLLLASFVHDLGMSVGRSDHELTGLVIARPIMDRILTQLLGDQLSRKIAIISVASEGVLGHMANRKVHSLEAGMLLVADGCDMEKGRARIPMSIMSHAKVGDIHKYSSNSIEKVTITKGDSVPILIDIAMSSDVGFFQVEEVLLPKISMSPAKAYVQVHAGVVGQERKKYL; translated from the coding sequence ATGAAGTCACCAAAAGAATTCGCATTGGAAAAGTATTTACTGTCACAGTTGGAGGAAGGTACCATCAGTTACCGTTTGGCATCCCTCCTGATACAGGATCCCGAGATTGAGGCATTGCAAGAGTATGCCAACAGTGTTTCGATCAAGCGATTGAATTATAACGATCATGGGCCGGTACATATGCGCCAAGTTGCGATAAACGGGGTAAGGATGCTTGCATTGCTCAAGGAAGCAGGGATCAAGACCTCCTTGGAGCAAGAGGATAGCGGAAGCTATGAAGATAGCATGCTCTCCTTGTTGCTTGCCTCTTTTGTGCATGACCTTGGCATGAGTGTTGGAAGAAGTGATCATGAATTAACTGGCTTGGTGATTGCTCGCCCTATTATGGATCGCATTCTCACGCAGCTCCTAGGTGACCAGCTGTCCCGCAAGATAGCCATTATCTCGGTTGCCAGTGAAGGGGTCCTCGGTCATATGGCCAACAGAAAGGTCCACTCCCTGGAGGCAGGTATGCTTTTGGTTGCTGATGGTTGTGACATGGAAAAGGGTAGGGCCAGAATCCCTATGAGTATTATGAGCCATGCAAAGGTTGGTGATATTCATAAATATTCCTCCAACTCTATTGAGAAGGTAACGATCACCAAGGGTGACTCAGTGCCTATCCTTATCGATATTGCCATGAGTAGTGATGTAGGGTTTTTCCAGGTTGAGGAAGTACTATTGCCCAAGATTTCCATGAGTCCAGCCAAGGCATACGTACAGGTTCATGCAGGGGTTGTTGGGCAAGAGAGAAAGAAGTATTTATAG
- a CDS encoding glutamine--tRNA ligase/YqeY domain fusion protein translates to MDEHNEVETKEKTPLNFLERIIEDDLASGRVPNNTIVTRFPPEPNGYLHIGHIKSICINFGLAEKYQGRCHLRFDDTNPEKEDMEYINSIKRDIKWLGYEWGEYEYHASDYYQQLYEIAIELIKQGKAYVDSLSAEQMKEYRGTLTEPGKNSPDRERSIEDNLRLFLEMREGKHPEGKYILRAKIDMSSPNLNMRDPALYRIKFASHPRTGDAWCIYPMYDFTHPISDAIEGITHSICTLEFEDHRPAYDWATSIDGIEHTPHQYEFARLNINYFVMSKRRLLNLVKLGIVDGWDDPRMPTISGIRRRGYSPESMKDFISRVGVAKVEGVVDYSLLEFCVREDLNKRADRLMVVLDPLKLIIDNYPEDKVEYFEAIDNPEDPNSKTHQIPFSRELYIEREDFMEDPPKKYHRLYPGNEVRLKYTYYVTAHSVVKDDDGNIVEVHCTYDPESRGGSTPDGRKVKGTSHWVSASEGVTIEARLYDKLFLTEYPGKETGNYLDDLNPDSLQIVSNAKAEPQIKQVKEGDYLQFIRNGYFCLDSKSSSQDHLVFNRTVTLKDSWAKLKKKMGM, encoded by the coding sequence ATGGACGAGCACAACGAAGTGGAGACGAAAGAGAAGACTCCCCTGAATTTTTTGGAACGCATTATCGAGGATGACCTGGCATCTGGGCGGGTTCCTAATAATACCATTGTAACCAGATTCCCCCCTGAACCCAATGGTTATCTGCATATCGGACACATCAAGTCTATCTGTATCAATTTTGGACTTGCTGAAAAATACCAAGGTCGCTGCCACCTCCGTTTTGACGACACCAATCCTGAGAAGGAAGATATGGAGTATATCAACTCCATCAAGCGTGACATCAAATGGCTGGGCTATGAATGGGGCGAGTATGAGTACCATGCCTCTGACTATTATCAGCAGCTGTATGAGATAGCAATTGAGTTGATCAAACAAGGGAAAGCTTATGTGGACAGCCTCTCTGCTGAGCAGATGAAGGAGTACAGGGGAACCTTGACGGAACCTGGAAAAAACAGTCCTGACCGGGAGAGATCCATCGAGGACAACCTAAGGTTGTTCCTTGAGATGCGTGAAGGTAAGCACCCAGAAGGAAAGTATATCCTTCGTGCCAAGATCGATATGTCCAGTCCTAATCTCAATATGCGGGACCCGGCTCTTTACCGTATCAAGTTTGCCTCACATCCACGAACCGGGGACGCGTGGTGCATCTACCCCATGTATGATTTCACTCATCCCATCAGTGATGCAATTGAAGGCATCACCCACTCAATCTGTACCCTGGAGTTTGAGGACCATCGTCCTGCCTACGATTGGGCAACCAGTATTGATGGTATCGAGCATACACCTCACCAGTATGAATTTGCCCGCTTGAACATCAACTATTTCGTGATGAGCAAGAGAAGGCTCCTCAACTTAGTCAAGCTGGGAATCGTGGATGGATGGGATGATCCAAGGATGCCTACCATCAGTGGTATCAGGAGACGAGGATACTCCCCTGAATCGATGAAGGATTTTATCAGCCGTGTAGGAGTTGCAAAGGTTGAAGGCGTCGTCGACTACTCCTTGTTGGAGTTCTGTGTTCGTGAAGACCTGAACAAGCGTGCTGATCGATTGATGGTCGTCCTTGATCCTTTGAAACTGATCATCGACAACTACCCAGAAGACAAGGTCGAGTACTTTGAGGCTATCGACAACCCTGAAGACCCGAACAGCAAGACCCATCAGATACCATTCTCACGTGAGCTGTACATCGAACGGGAAGACTTCATGGAAGACCCCCCAAAGAAGTATCACAGGCTCTATCCTGGTAATGAGGTGAGACTCAAGTACACTTACTATGTGACTGCTCACTCGGTAGTAAAGGATGATGATGGTAACATTGTGGAAGTGCATTGCACCTATGACCCAGAGTCCAGAGGAGGATCCACCCCTGATGGAAGAAAGGTCAAGGGAACAAGTCACTGGGTCAGTGCTTCTGAAGGGGTTACCATCGAAGCACGCCTCTATGACAAGCTGTTCCTCACTGAGTATCCAGGGAAGGAGACAGGCAACTATCTCGATGACCTGAATCCCGATTCCTTGCAGATTGTCAGCAATGCAAAGGCAGAGCCCCAGATCAAGCAAGTAAAGGAAGGGGATTACCTGCAGTTTATCCGTAACGGCTACTTCTGCCTCGACAGCAAGTCCAGCAGTCAAGACCATCTCGTTTTCAATAGAACGGTAACGCTCAAGGACTCTTGGGCTAAGTTGAAAAAGAAGATGGGTATGTGA
- a CDS encoding amidohydrolase family protein: MNYFFDQHFHVMNIVHPNLLSFFSSLEGGIGDLVTSGTLSPSYILINKNRKSAALLNRITNTLTTFEQTIGETLVMMEDDLMGKFPSHDEEALRPEEPYIRDGKMHMRSRTYDKMAMCPLLMDFSSNKIRNDSLYYPAPNEEKILDYVKDTLEGFEYYRTNHPDGLFEFFPFLGINPQVHTMDFIEKLLDTYIHKENDKKQFYGVKFYPPMGYDPWPTDPEQRDKVIMIYEFCSKHDIPIMTHCDDQGFRGVPAKEAWKYTAPSSYKPVLARYPMLRIDFAHYGWQYNQLQKNPLSLISGLTSRVPDSPWFYDLVELMQLYPNVYADVSFSGSNPDFYLLLSNYLKSIDEEQRQTILSRSLFGTDFSVNLVKVESYTSYYRIFEESPFTDDEIHQMVNSNPLKFMHLDNN, translated from the coding sequence ATGAATTACTTCTTCGATCAGCATTTCCATGTAATGAATATTGTACATCCAAACTTGCTCTCGTTCTTCTCCTCGTTGGAAGGAGGTATTGGGGACTTGGTAACCAGTGGAACCCTCTCCCCAAGCTATATCCTGATCAACAAGAATCGCAAGAGCGCAGCACTGCTCAACCGTATCACCAATACATTGACTACCTTTGAACAGACCATCGGGGAGACCCTGGTCATGATGGAGGATGACCTCATGGGGAAGTTCCCCAGTCATGACGAGGAAGCCCTTCGACCTGAAGAGCCCTATATCCGTGATGGAAAGATGCACATGCGTTCCCGCACGTATGACAAGATGGCAATGTGCCCGCTCTTGATGGATTTCTCCAGCAACAAGATCAGAAACGACTCACTCTACTACCCTGCCCCCAATGAGGAAAAAATTCTGGATTATGTAAAGGACACCTTGGAAGGGTTTGAATATTACAGAACAAACCATCCCGATGGATTGTTCGAGTTCTTCCCTTTTCTGGGTATCAACCCCCAGGTCCATACCATGGACTTCATAGAGAAACTGCTGGACACCTATATTCATAAGGAAAATGACAAGAAGCAATTTTATGGCGTTAAGTTCTACCCGCCAATGGGCTACGACCCATGGCCTACCGACCCAGAACAACGTGACAAAGTCATCATGATCTATGAGTTCTGCTCCAAGCATGACATTCCGATCATGACCCACTGTGACGATCAGGGTTTTAGGGGTGTACCTGCAAAAGAAGCCTGGAAATATACTGCACCATCTTCCTATAAACCGGTGCTTGCCCGCTACCCTATGCTCAGGATTGACTTCGCACACTATGGTTGGCAGTACAACCAATTGCAGAAGAATCCCTTGTCTCTTATCTCTGGATTGACAAGCAGGGTTCCTGATTCACCCTGGTTCTATGATCTTGTTGAGCTTATGCAGCTCTATCCAAATGTATATGCAGATGTCTCATTCAGCGGAAGCAACCCTGATTTCTACCTACTACTCTCCAATTACTTGAAATCAATTGATGAAGAGCAAAGGCAGACCATACTCTCCAGAAGTCTCTTTGGTACTGATTTCTCGGTCAATCTTGTTAAAGTTGAATCATACACATCATATTATCGAATCTTTGAGGAGTCACCTTTCACTGATGACGAGATTCATCAGATGGTTAACAGCAATCCCCTCAAGTTCATGCATCTGGACAACAATTGA
- a CDS encoding rubrerythrin, producing the protein MELKGSKTEKNLQEAFAGESMARNKYTYYASKAKKEGYVQIANLFEETAFNEKEHAKIWFKLLQESGEIPTTTTNLKDAAAGEHYEWTDMYANFAKEAREEGFTKIATLFEMVAAIEKHHEQRYLDLLKNVEGGLVFSRDGDQMWKCSNCGHIVIGKKAPGICPVCNHPQAYFEIVAKNY; encoded by the coding sequence ATGGAATTGAAAGGATCAAAAACAGAGAAGAACTTGCAAGAGGCTTTTGCTGGCGAGTCCATGGCTCGGAACAAGTATACCTATTATGCCTCTAAGGCAAAGAAAGAAGGGTATGTTCAGATTGCTAATCTCTTCGAAGAGACTGCTTTCAATGAGAAAGAACATGCAAAAATCTGGTTCAAGCTTTTGCAGGAATCTGGTGAGATCCCTACCACCACAACTAACCTGAAGGATGCAGCAGCCGGTGAACACTATGAGTGGACCGATATGTATGCAAACTTTGCAAAGGAAGCTCGTGAAGAGGGCTTTACCAAGATTGCTACCTTGTTTGAAATGGTTGCCGCCATCGAGAAGCACCATGAACAGCGCTATCTTGACCTCTTGAAGAATGTTGAGGGTGGCTTGGTATTCAGTCGTGATGGAGACCAGATGTGGAAGTGTTCCAACTGTGGTCATATTGTCATCGGCAAAAAGGCTCCTGGCATCTGCCCGGTTTGTAACCATCCCCAGGCTTATTTCGAGATTGTTGCAAAGAACTATTAA
- a CDS encoding transcriptional repressor, whose product MKDKRQTIQKGLVWEAVTNATNHPNAEQIYERIVEKHPSISRATVYRNLNSLVEEGKVKRVRVLGGPDHFDRTLGNHYHIQCIHCKRVDDIELYEDINLSERNVDTNGYTLESYEIVFNGICPECKKNMRAAQ is encoded by the coding sequence ATGAAAGATAAGCGACAAACAATACAAAAGGGGTTGGTGTGGGAAGCGGTTACCAATGCTACAAACCATCCAAATGCTGAACAAATTTACGAGCGTATTGTTGAAAAACATCCTTCGATTAGTAGAGCCACAGTGTATCGAAATCTGAACTCACTTGTTGAGGAAGGAAAGGTGAAACGCGTCAGGGTTCTCGGAGGTCCTGACCATTTTGATCGCACTTTGGGAAACCATTACCACATTCAGTGCATCCACTGTAAGCGTGTGGATGATATCGAGCTTTATGAGGATATCAATCTGTCTGAACGAAATGTTGATACCAACGGATATACGCTTGAATCATATGAAATAGTTTTCAACGGGATCTGTCCCGAATGTAAAAAAAATATGCGTGCTGCTCAATAG